One segment of Betaproteobacteria bacterium DNA contains the following:
- a CDS encoding prepilin peptidase — protein sequence MMKSLPLPVPGPVWGPYPENRRPWSELPRLERWLQQLAVPLSRRRSEAAFPQFVARVRQFEAPLQSLDDAALTERIRRIRQRLRNSALPETLLAEAFAILGECSQRCLGRRPFDVQLIGARIVLDGSLAEMATGEGKTLTVALAAACGALAGMPVHVMTVNDYLVHRDAEALSPLYAMLGLSVAYITEAATPAERSIAYAADIVYATAKELVFDSLRDRMVPGAEGLRWHTDRLLGKARPTTLRGFCLGIIDEADSILIDEARVPLILSDAAVNPEKDAFFKESLALARGLKSGEDFILDARAEHALLTAQGKKRIEKGTGWLSRPWHNRTHREAMVTIALVALHALQRDRDYLVADNAVHIIDLNTGRTAPGRAWSQGLHQLVELKEGCTPTLPAAPLTATSFQRFFPRYVRLGGLSGTLHEARDELFATYGLAVCRVPLRRPSARVTLPPRLFTDHASLWPAVCVRIREMIDAGRPVLIGTESVLDSEALARHLQAAGIAHLLLNARNDSEEAAIVAHAGQAGRVTVATNMAGRGTDILLAPEVAERGGLHIINCQLNDARRIDRQLIGRCARQGDPGSVETWLSLDSHLLRSTLPAGLRRWLARRCPINSPRLLAALFAWPQRARESHDALLRRRLLAQIKQQNRQLAFSATQE from the coding sequence ATGATGAAATCTCTCCCCTTGCCAGTCCCCGGACCGGTCTGGGGGCCATACCCGGAAAATCGTCGCCCATGGTCCGAGCTGCCTCGCCTTGAGCGCTGGCTGCAACAACTTGCCGTGCCCTTGAGCCGACGCCGGAGCGAAGCTGCCTTTCCGCAGTTTGTGGCCAGGGTTCGACAGTTTGAAGCGCCACTTCAGTCACTTGACGATGCAGCGCTGACTGAACGCATACGCCGCATCCGCCAACGTTTGCGCAACTCCGCGCTACCGGAAACGCTACTTGCCGAGGCCTTCGCCATCCTCGGCGAATGCAGCCAGCGATGCCTCGGACGACGACCTTTTGATGTGCAACTGATCGGTGCCCGCATCGTGCTCGACGGCAGCCTGGCGGAAATGGCCACCGGCGAAGGGAAAACCCTGACAGTCGCGCTGGCGGCGGCCTGCGGTGCGCTGGCCGGCATGCCGGTCCATGTCATGACGGTCAACGATTACCTCGTCCACCGCGATGCCGAAGCGCTCAGCCCGCTTTACGCGATGCTCGGGCTGTCAGTCGCCTACATCACCGAGGCGGCTACGCCCGCCGAGCGAAGCATCGCCTACGCCGCCGACATCGTGTATGCGACGGCCAAGGAGCTGGTTTTTGACAGTCTGCGTGACCGCATGGTGCCGGGTGCCGAGGGCCTGCGCTGGCACACCGACCGCCTGCTCGGCAAAGCGCGGCCGACTACCCTGCGCGGCTTCTGTCTGGGCATCATCGACGAAGCCGACAGCATCCTGATCGATGAAGCCCGCGTGCCACTGATTTTGTCGGATGCTGCGGTCAACCCGGAAAAAGACGCTTTTTTCAAAGAATCACTGGCCCTCGCCCGCGGCCTAAAGAGCGGTGAGGACTTCATACTGGACGCCCGGGCAGAGCATGCCTTGCTGACGGCGCAAGGAAAAAAGCGTATTGAAAAAGGCACCGGCTGGCTGAGCCGGCCTTGGCACAACCGCACGCATCGCGAGGCGATGGTCACCATCGCCCTCGTCGCGCTGCATGCCCTGCAGCGCGATCGTGACTACCTGGTCGCCGACAATGCCGTGCACATCATCGACCTCAACACCGGACGCACGGCGCCGGGCCGCGCCTGGTCACAAGGCCTGCACCAACTGGTCGAATTGAAAGAGGGCTGCACGCCCACTTTGCCGGCGGCACCGCTGACCGCCACCAGTTTTCAACGCTTCTTCCCGCGTTACGTTCGCCTCGGTGGATTGAGCGGCACCCTGCACGAGGCACGGGACGAGCTGTTCGCCACCTACGGGTTGGCCGTTTGCCGTGTTCCGCTGCGCCGACCATCGGCCCGCGTGACCCTGCCGCCGCGCCTGTTTACCGATCACGCCAGCCTGTGGCCAGCGGTTTGCGTCCGCATCCGGGAAATGATCGACGCCGGGCGCCCGGTGCTGATCGGCACGGAATCTGTCCTCGACTCCGAAGCGCTCGCCCGGCACTTGCAGGCAGCCGGCATTGCCCACTTGCTGCTCAATGCCCGCAACGACAGCGAGGAGGCCGCCATCGTCGCCCACGCTGGCCAAGCCGGACGGGTCACGGTGGCAACCAACATGGCCGGTCGCGGCACTGATATTCTGTTAGCGCCCGAAGTAGCCGAACGTGGCGGCCTGCACATCATCAACTGCCAGCTCAACGATGCTCGCCGCATCGACCGGCAACTGATCGGGCGATGCGCCCGGCAGGGCGATCCGGGCAGCGTTGAAACCTGGCTGTCACTCGACAGCCACCTGTTGCGCAGCACCCTGCCCGCCGGATTGCGTCGTTGGCTGGCCAGACGCTGCCCGATCAACTCACCGCGCCTGCTGGCCGCGCTCTTTGCCTGGCCACAACGAGCGCGGGAAAGTCACGACGCCCTGTTGCGCCGACGGCTGCTAGCGCAGATAAAACAGCAAAATCGACAACTGGCTTTTTCGGCGACTCAAGAATGA
- a CDS encoding DUF4347 domain-containing protein, which yields MSRRHRPVVEELEPRILFSADLATLTGAHLLDTAEVRQIAPTNNANLSNLAESSQIEAARRGIVFVDTSVDHWETLVSDIEAAAGKNKLDVVLIDASRDGIDQISAALASRDDLDAIHIISHGSAGTLQLGTTQLDGAMLTTRAAQIQGWQTALNGNADLLLYGCDVASTADGQAFVARLGALTGADVAASSDKTGNAAQGGNWQFEYKFGSIETQSVAGTTEPTQWAGTLAITSNGTVTSTQTTGATSLTWSHTVSAGSNRVLVVELALDGLGAPASSVTYGGVALTQIGRGTGNHAVELWALINPTVGTANVVASFSGTTAAAGGASTFNGVAQTIGTAFGTFVSATGTGTTASVTASSAAGEQVIDVLYWRNSPATSATPGAGQTSYWSQTNSTMGGGATLEAGAASVVMSSNLSGSVQWEIAAVSMKTAAGITVTPTSGLTTTEAGGTATFNVVLDKAPTANVTIALSSSDSSEGTLSTSSLTFTTANWSTPQTVTVTGVDDSFIDGNIAYSVITAAASSADASYNGLNASDISLSNTDNDTINTLYVDTASDTVDGTVTSIASLMANKGADGKISLREAITAANNTANGSGGADVIAFNIAGGGVQTITLGATALPGITNAVVIDGWTQPGYAGTPLIVINGINAPNSADGLSITVGGSTVRGLVIENFGHYGIYMITGGGNLIEGNYIGTNAAGTAAAANRFGIVIASSANNTIGGTTAASRNIISGNSFDGINVSGAGATGNLILGNYIGTNATGTGAIANSGLGIALASANNTVGGTSAGSRNIISGNGLSGVEITSASATGNTVAGNYIGVNAAGTAAIANGETGVMIDTGASGNTIGGATAAARNVISGNTQYGVIVSAQAGATTNNIIQGNYLGTNAAGTAAVSNGGFGVVIDYAASNTSILNNVISGNTNTSWSASRGGIYLYANGATIQGNIIGLDATGTVTLGNGGGASTAGIFEAGGSSNVLIGGTGASQGNTIAGNTGAGVAVLADPGNIQILTNSIYGNTGLGIDLGNNGVTTNDAGDADSGANNLQNFPALIGATTNGSTIVIAGSLNSTASGYYRIEFFSNSSADGTGYGEGRTYLGYANVNTNGSGNATFNTTLSVSVAAGQYVSATATKANASYTTFTDTSEFAQNVTAVAPNNAPSGTNKTQTILEDASHIFSTADFGFSDPSDSPANNLLAVKISTLPTAGSLTLSGAAVTAGQTITAADIAASKLVFMPVANANGAAYASFTFQVQDDGGTSNGGVDLDPTPNTFTFNVTAVNDAPILADTALSLTVAEDAGVPSGAVVSLLSAFTGGISDVDSGAVNGIALVASNETNGSWYYTTNGGTNWTTVGTVNATSSLLLANNASTRLYFSPAANYNGSSSSALTLRAWDQTSGTAGTKVTTSTNGGSSAFSSATDVVDVSVTAVNDPPVNSVPGAQSTNEDTATVFSSANGNAISITDIDAGGVNNQVTLSVTNGTLTLASTGGLTFVSGDGSSDATMTFRGTASAINTALNGLSYSPTANYNGNATLTLATKDAVLLSLDIDTSLLGHYTFDSAFLGNDSSPAAGNMAAVVGATSVVDGTRGKVVSLDGTANSNLQITGTFGAPANVTIAAWVNLTAADTSGAEVISLGDNVLLRLDAGGAMIGGYYNGITWVGTSYNTVLAGTGWHHVAFSFNDTANATALYLDGTLVAQISTADSISYTQGTTTFIGTHGNGQPNFNFQGLIDEARVYNRALSAIEIATLASDMTMTDTDTVAVSITPVNDAPFFSNLNGTPTYTENAAAVVLDADVTITDAELSAANNFNGATLTLTRNGGTNAQDLFSATGTLGALTQGGSLIVGGTTIGAVTTNSNGTLLLAFNANATNALVNSAMQQIAYSNSSDSPPTSAQINWTFSDGNTGSQGAGGILSVTGSTTVAITAVNDLPITTTSGSALAYTENQVATAVDPGFTVSDVDNANLASATVSITAGFASGQDTLAFSNQNGITGSWNSSTGVLTLSGSATLANYQAALRSVTYVNTSEAPSTSTRTVSFVANDGTDNSAAATRNITITAVNDAPILADTPLSLTVAEDAGVPSGAVGSLLSAFTGGISDVDSGAVNGIALVASNETNGSWYYTTNGGTNWTTVGTVNATSSLLLANNASTRLYFSPAANYNGSSTSALTLRAWDQTSGTAGTKVDTSTNGGTTAFSSATDVVDVSVTPVNDAPVITSNGGGATASVNAAENQSAVTTVTATDPDVGAVLTYSIAGGSDAGRFTIDSNSGVLVFSFSPNFESTVDANGDGVYEVIVAVSDGSLSDTQALSVTVTNVNEAPTLVALSNSTLPENTDTSAGTVVGSLTASDPDAADSTTYSIVGGADAGVFSLGGASSDQLLITAGTLDFETKSSYAVTVRVTDGGGLFHDQALLISVSDVNETPSFTSAALTTGTQDTAYSYTITTTDPDSGAVLSISAPTLPAWLTLTDHGDGTATLAGTPGNAEVGSHSVVLQVSDGALTASQSFTLTVSNVNDAPVITSNGGGATASVNAAENQSAVTTVTATDPDVGAVLTYSIAGGSDAGRFTIDSNSGVLVFSFSPNFGVDRGCQWRWGL from the coding sequence ATGAGTCGGCGCCACCGGCCGGTTGTCGAGGAACTGGAACCGCGCATTCTCTTCTCGGCTGACCTCGCCACCCTGACCGGCGCCCATCTGCTCGACACCGCCGAGGTTCGCCAGATTGCACCGACGAACAACGCAAACCTCAGCAATCTGGCGGAAAGCAGCCAGATCGAGGCCGCTCGGCGCGGAATCGTATTCGTCGACACCAGTGTCGACCACTGGGAAACCCTGGTCAGCGATATCGAAGCTGCCGCCGGAAAAAACAAACTCGATGTCGTACTGATCGATGCCAGCCGCGACGGTATCGACCAGATTAGCGCAGCACTGGCCAGCCGCGATGACCTCGACGCCATCCACATCATCTCGCACGGCAGCGCCGGCACGCTGCAGCTGGGCACGACTCAGCTAGACGGTGCGATGCTGACTACTCGCGCCGCTCAAATCCAGGGTTGGCAAACGGCCCTCAATGGCAATGCCGACCTCCTGCTCTACGGTTGCGATGTTGCCAGCACGGCTGACGGACAAGCCTTCGTCGCCCGCCTGGGCGCACTGACCGGCGCTGACGTTGCCGCGAGTTCGGACAAGACCGGCAATGCCGCGCAAGGCGGCAACTGGCAGTTCGAATACAAATTTGGCAGCATCGAAACACAGAGCGTTGCTGGCACTACCGAACCAACCCAGTGGGCTGGCACGCTGGCCATCACCAGCAATGGCACCGTCACATCCACCCAGACAACCGGCGCCACCAGCCTCACCTGGTCCCACACTGTCAGCGCCGGCAGCAACCGGGTACTGGTTGTCGAGCTCGCCCTCGACGGACTGGGCGCACCGGCTTCCTCGGTTACCTACGGCGGTGTCGCCCTTACCCAGATCGGTCGCGGCACGGGCAATCATGCGGTCGAACTCTGGGCGCTGATCAACCCCACTGTCGGAACGGCCAATGTGGTGGCGTCATTTTCAGGGACAACCGCCGCTGCTGGCGGTGCAAGCACGTTCAATGGCGTTGCCCAGACCATAGGCACTGCATTCGGCACCTTCGTCAGCGCAACGGGGACCGGCACCACCGCTTCAGTGACTGCATCCAGTGCCGCCGGTGAACAGGTCATAGACGTTTTGTATTGGAGAAACAGTCCAGCCACCAGTGCTACCCCCGGTGCAGGGCAAACTTCATACTGGTCGCAAACCAACAGCACGATGGGTGGCGGCGCCACTCTTGAAGCAGGCGCCGCCAGCGTCGTGATGAGCAGCAATCTGAGTGGATCAGTGCAATGGGAAATCGCTGCGGTGTCAATGAAGACTGCAGCTGGCATCACCGTCACCCCCACCAGTGGACTGACCACGACCGAAGCCGGCGGCACGGCCACCTTTAACGTGGTTCTCGACAAGGCCCCAACGGCGAATGTCACGATTGCCCTGAGCTCCTCCGACAGCAGCGAAGGTACGCTGTCAACCAGCAGCCTGACCTTCACGACAGCCAATTGGAGCACACCGCAAACAGTCACCGTGACCGGTGTCGATGACAGTTTTATCGATGGCAACATCGCCTACAGTGTCATCACCGCTGCAGCGAGCAGCGCCGACGCAAGCTACAACGGGCTAAATGCCAGCGACATCAGTCTGAGCAATACTGACAACGACACGATCAACACGCTTTACGTCGACACAGCGAGCGATACGGTCGACGGCACGGTCACCAGTATTGCCAGCCTCATGGCCAACAAGGGCGCCGACGGAAAGATCAGTCTGCGCGAAGCAATCACTGCGGCAAACAATACCGCCAATGGCTCGGGCGGGGCGGATGTCATCGCCTTCAATATCGCAGGTGGCGGCGTGCAGACGATCACGCTCGGCGCAACGGCCCTGCCCGGCATCACCAATGCAGTCGTGATCGACGGCTGGACTCAGCCGGGCTATGCCGGCACACCGCTGATCGTCATCAATGGCATCAATGCCCCGAATTCGGCGGATGGTCTGAGCATTACCGTAGGTGGCAGCACCGTGCGCGGCTTGGTAATTGAAAATTTCGGCCACTACGGCATCTATATGATCACCGGTGGCGGTAACCTTATCGAGGGCAACTATATCGGCACCAATGCCGCCGGTACGGCAGCCGCTGCCAACCGTTTCGGTATCGTCATCGCCAGTTCCGCCAACAATACGATCGGCGGGACCACCGCCGCCAGCCGAAACATCATCTCCGGCAACAGCTTCGACGGTATCAACGTCAGTGGCGCGGGGGCCACCGGCAACCTCATCCTCGGCAACTACATCGGCACCAACGCGACCGGCACCGGAGCCATTGCCAATTCCGGGCTGGGTATTGCTCTCGCCTCGGCAAACAATACCGTGGGCGGCACCAGCGCCGGTTCGCGCAATATCATCTCCGGCAATGGTCTTTCCGGCGTCGAAATCACCAGCGCATCAGCCACCGGCAACACCGTCGCCGGCAACTACATCGGCGTCAACGCTGCCGGCACCGCCGCCATCGCCAATGGCGAAACCGGCGTAATGATTGATACCGGCGCCTCAGGCAATACCATTGGCGGTGCTACCGCTGCTGCTCGCAACGTCATCTCGGGCAATACGCAGTACGGGGTGATCGTCTCAGCCCAAGCTGGCGCCACCACCAACAACATTATCCAGGGCAATTACCTGGGCACCAATGCGGCTGGTACGGCAGCGGTGTCAAACGGTGGTTTCGGCGTGGTAATCGACTATGCCGCTTCCAACACCAGCATCCTGAACAACGTGATCTCTGGCAACACCAACACCAGTTGGAGCGCTTCCAGAGGTGGCATCTATCTGTATGCCAACGGTGCCACGATCCAGGGCAACATCATCGGTCTGGACGCCACGGGGACGGTCACCTTGGGTAATGGCGGCGGAGCATCCACCGCCGGCATCTTCGAGGCGGGCGGTTCGAGCAACGTACTTATTGGCGGCACCGGCGCAAGCCAGGGCAACACCATCGCCGGCAACACGGGCGCGGGTGTTGCGGTCTTGGCGGATCCGGGCAACATCCAGATTCTCACGAATTCGATCTACGGCAATACGGGTTTGGGGATAGACCTCGGCAATAATGGGGTCACGACCAACGATGCTGGCGACGCAGATAGCGGCGCCAACAACCTGCAGAACTTCCCGGCGCTAATTGGCGCGACGACAAATGGCAGCACGATTGTCATTGCCGGCTCACTCAACAGCACTGCCTCCGGTTACTACCGCATCGAGTTTTTCTCAAATTCGTCGGCGGATGGCACCGGATACGGCGAAGGTCGGACCTATCTCGGTTACGCCAATGTAAACACCAACGGCAGCGGCAACGCAACGTTCAATACTACATTATCGGTCTCGGTCGCGGCAGGCCAGTACGTCTCCGCCACTGCAACCAAGGCCAACGCCAGCTATACAACTTTTACTGACACCTCCGAATTCGCGCAGAATGTCACTGCGGTTGCGCCAAATAACGCGCCAAGCGGCACCAACAAAACGCAAACGATTCTGGAGGATGCGAGCCACATATTCAGCACCGCAGATTTTGGCTTCTCAGACCCTAGCGACAGTCCGGCCAACAATCTTCTCGCTGTAAAGATCTCGACCCTGCCAACGGCAGGCAGCCTGACGCTATCCGGCGCGGCAGTGACCGCAGGCCAGACGATCACCGCCGCCGACATCGCGGCCAGCAAGCTGGTTTTCATGCCGGTCGCGAATGCGAATGGCGCTGCCTATGCCAGTTTCACCTTCCAGGTTCAGGACGACGGCGGCACCAGCAATGGCGGTGTCGATCTCGATCCGACACCCAACACCTTTACCTTCAATGTCACTGCCGTCAACGACGCCCCAATTCTCGCCGACACCGCACTTTCCCTGACCGTCGCTGAGGATGCCGGCGTGCCATCCGGGGCAGTCGTCTCACTGCTCAGCGCCTTCACCGGCGGCATCAGCGATGTGGATAGCGGTGCCGTGAATGGCATTGCCCTGGTCGCCAGCAATGAGACCAATGGCAGCTGGTACTACACCACCAACGGTGGCACCAACTGGACGACTGTCGGCACAGTCAACGCCACCTCGTCGCTACTGCTCGCCAACAACGCCAGTACGCGCCTGTATTTCTCGCCGGCCGCCAACTACAACGGTTCTTCCTCTTCGGCCCTTACTCTTCGCGCCTGGGATCAGACCAGCGGCACGGCCGGGACCAAGGTGACGACTTCGACCAATGGCGGCTCCTCCGCCTTTTCCAGCGCCACCGATGTCGTCGATGTCAGCGTGACTGCGGTTAACGATCCACCAGTCAACAGCGTGCCGGGTGCTCAAAGCACCAACGAGGACACCGCCACGGTATTTTCCTCTGCCAACGGCAATGCGATCTCAATCACGGATATAGACGCCGGCGGAGTAAACAATCAAGTTACGCTCAGCGTCACCAACGGCACACTGACTCTGGCCAGCACCGGCGGACTGACATTTGTCAGCGGCGATGGCAGCAGCGACGCGACAATGACCTTCCGCGGCACCGCCAGCGCGATCAATACCGCGCTCAATGGCCTGAGCTACAGCCCGACCGCCAACTACAACGGCAACGCCACGCTAACTCTGGCAACCAAGGACGCCGTACTATTGAGTCTGGACATTGACACCAGCCTCCTCGGCCATTACACCTTCGACAGCGCCTTCCTGGGCAATGACAGCAGTCCGGCAGCCGGCAACATGGCCGCTGTGGTCGGAGCCACGAGCGTCGTAGACGGGACGCGCGGCAAGGTTGTGTCACTGGACGGCACCGCCAACAGCAACCTGCAGATTACCGGCACTTTCGGCGCACCAGCCAACGTGACCATTGCTGCCTGGGTTAACTTGACCGCTGCCGATACGTCCGGTGCCGAAGTCATCTCTCTGGGTGACAATGTTTTGCTGCGCCTCGATGCTGGCGGAGCCATGATCGGCGGGTATTACAACGGCATCACCTGGGTTGGCACCTCCTACAATACCGTCCTGGCCGGCACTGGCTGGCACCATGTAGCATTTAGCTTCAATGACACAGCCAATGCGACGGCCTTGTATCTCGACGGCACCCTGGTCGCCCAGATCAGCACGGCCGATTCGATCAGCTACACGCAGGGCACCACAACCTTCATCGGCACCCACGGGAATGGCCAGCCAAACTTCAACTTCCAAGGACTGATCGACGAAGCGCGCGTTTACAATCGCGCGCTCAGCGCTATCGAAATCGCCACCCTCGCCAGCGACATGACGATGACCGACACCGATACGGTGGCCGTCAGCATCACCCCGGTCAATGATGCACCGTTCTTCTCCAACCTCAACGGCACGCCGACTTATACCGAGAATGCTGCGGCGGTCGTGCTCGATGCCGATGTCACCATCACCGACGCGGAACTCAGTGCCGCCAACAATTTTAATGGTGCGACGCTGACGCTCACGCGCAACGGCGGCACCAACGCCCAGGACCTATTCTCGGCTACGGGCACGCTTGGCGCCCTGACACAGGGAGGCAGCCTGATAGTAGGCGGCACGACTATTGGCGCCGTCACTACCAATAGCAACGGCACCTTGCTCCTTGCCTTCAATGCCAACGCGACCAACGCGCTAGTGAACTCGGCAATGCAGCAGATCGCCTACAGCAACAGTAGTGATTCGCCACCAACCAGCGCGCAGATCAACTGGACCTTCAGCGATGGCAATACTGGCAGCCAGGGTGCGGGAGGAATACTGAGCGTAACGGGCAGCACAACCGTCGCCATCACCGCAGTGAACGATCTGCCAATCACCACCACCAGCGGCAGCGCACTCGCCTACACCGAGAACCAGGTCGCCACCGCCGTCGATCCCGGCTTTACGGTCAGCGACGTGGACAACGCGAACCTGGCCAGTGCTACGGTCAGCATCACCGCCGGATTCGCCAGCGGACAGGATACGCTCGCTTTCAGCAATCAGAATGGCATCACCGGCAGCTGGAACAGCAGCACCGGCGTACTGACGCTCAGCGGCAGCGCCACACTGGCGAACTACCAGGCTGCTCTGCGCAGCGTGACATACGTCAACACCTCCGAGGCCCCGAGCACCAGCACCCGTACAGTCTCCTTCGTCGCCAACGATGGCACAGACAACAGCGCTGCCGCCACGCGCAACATCACCATCACCGCCGTCAACGACGCCCCAATTCTTGCCGACACCCCACTTTCCCTGACCGTCGCTGAGGATGCCGGCGTGCCATCCGGGGCAGTCGGCTCACTGCTCAGCGCCTTCACCGGCGGCATCAGCGATGTGGATAGCGGTGCCGTGAATGGCATTGCCCTGGTCGCCAGCAATGAGACCAATGGCAGCTGGTACTACACCACCAACGGTGGCACCAACTGGACGACTGTCGGCACAGTCAACGCCACCTCGTCGCTACTGCTCGCCAACAACGCCAGTACCCGCCTGTATTTCTCGCCGGCCGCCAATTACAACGGATCTTCCACCTCTGCCCTTACCCTTCGCGCCTGGGATCAGACCAGCGGCACGGCCGGGACCAAGGTCGATACCTCGACCAATGGCGGCACCACTGCCTTTTCCAGCGCGACCGATGTGGTCGATGTCAGCGTTACCCCGGTCAATGACGCGCCAGTCATCACCTCGAACGGTGGCGGCGCTACCGCCAGCGTCAATGCCGCCGAGAATCAGAGCGCCGTGACCACCGTCACCGCGACCGATCCGGATGTCGGCGCGGTGCTCACCTACAGTATCGCCGGCGGCAGCGATGCCGGCCGCTTCACGATCGATAGCAATTCCGGCGTGCTGGTTTTCAGTTTCAGCCCGAATTTCGAGTCGACCGTGGATGCCAATGGCGATGGGGTTTATGAGGTCATCGTCGCCGTCTCCGACGGCAGCCTGAGCGATACCCAGGCCCTCTCGGTGACCGTCACCAATGTCAATGAGGCACCGACGCTGGTCGCCTTGTCGAACAGCACCTTGCCCGAGAACACCGATACCTCGGCCGGTACCGTCGTCGGCAGTCTGACGGCGAGCGATCCGGATGCCGCCGACAGCACCACCTACAGCATCGTCGGCGGCGCCGACGCCGGGGTCTTCAGCCTCGGCGGGGCGAGCAGCGATCAGTTGCTGATCACCGCCGGCACCCTCGATTTCGAGACGAAGTCGTCGTATGCCGTGACCGTCCGGGTGACCGATGGCGGTGGCCTGTTCCATGATCAGGCCCTGCTCATCTCGGTCAGCGATGTCAATGAGACACCGAGCTTTACCAGTGCCGCGCTGACCACCGGGACGCAGGATACGGCTTACAGTTACACCATCACAACGACTGATCCGGATAGCGGTGCGGTGTTGTCCATCTCGGCCCCGACCTTGCCGGCCTGGCTGACCCTGACCGATCACGGTGACGGCACGGCGACCCTGGCCGGGACACCGGGCAATGCCGAGGTCGGCAGTCACAGTGTGGTCTTGCAGGTGTCCGATGGGGCCCTGACCGCCAGCCAGAGTTTTACGCTGACCGTCAGCAATGTGAATGACGCGCCAGTCATCACCTCGAACGGTGGCGGCGCTACCGCCAGCGTCAATGCCGCCGAGAATCAGAGCGCCGTGACCACCGTCACCGCGACCGATCCGGATGTCGGCGCGGTGCTCACCTACAGTATCGCCGGCGGCAGCGATGCCGGCCGCTTCACGATCGATAGCAATTCCGGCGTGCTGGTTTTCAGTTTCAGCCCGAATTTCGGAGTCGACCGTGGATGCCAATGGCGATGGGGTTTATGA
- a CDS encoding efflux RND transporter periplasmic adaptor subunit, giving the protein MISPPDHLRRRALQLFGLVALVVGSAHAAQPLGCLIEAERTADIGSQVVGIIESIPVERGDMVKKGQVLAVLKAQSERAAVALAKARQEAEGEVHAAEAAARFSAQQLARNEDLFKRNFISHNALDQSRADAEVTRQKLEQARENRRVASNEVDYSRALLSQRSIISPFDGVVTERYLAPGERVEEKAILRVAQIDPLRVQVVVPISLYGQIAPGDSASIQPELPGAGTVRAQVTRVDKVIDPASNTFRTLLRLDNPTHTLPAGLRCKADFAKISASATNPPLTAASPAIAAVNPKKEPKPEISVPAVAPPKASDTSPKPALKSAPPASKPLAKATSKSPGEAVSELVEQWRKAWASKQVERYLAFYAGNFQPTHHPSREVWAEERQQRLARPEPITLSIEQLQTTSPTPNEVKTTFEQHYQAGDFTETVHKALLWRKQAGRWLIVQERTLL; this is encoded by the coding sequence ATGATTTCGCCACCAGACCACCTGCGTCGCCGAGCGCTGCAGCTTTTCGGTCTTGTCGCCTTGGTTGTCGGCAGCGCCCACGCGGCGCAGCCGCTGGGCTGCCTGATTGAGGCCGAGCGGACGGCTGATATCGGCAGTCAGGTCGTGGGCATTATCGAATCCATTCCCGTCGAACGTGGCGACATGGTCAAGAAAGGCCAGGTTCTGGCCGTCCTCAAAGCGCAATCCGAGCGCGCAGCCGTCGCTCTGGCCAAGGCGCGGCAAGAAGCGGAGGGCGAGGTTCACGCCGCCGAAGCCGCCGCCCGATTTTCTGCCCAGCAACTGGCGCGCAACGAAGACCTGTTCAAGCGGAACTTCATTTCGCACAACGCCCTGGACCAAAGCCGCGCCGATGCCGAAGTTACTCGCCAGAAATTGGAACAAGCGCGTGAAAACCGCCGCGTCGCCAGCAATGAAGTGGACTACTCGCGCGCTCTGCTGAGTCAGCGCTCGATCATCAGCCCCTTTGACGGCGTCGTCACCGAACGCTACCTGGCCCCGGGCGAACGCGTCGAGGAAAAAGCAATCCTGCGCGTGGCACAAATTGACCCGCTGCGTGTTCAGGTGGTCGTTCCCATCAGCCTCTACGGCCAGATCGCACCCGGCGACAGCGCCTCCATTCAGCCCGAACTGCCGGGGGCTGGCACTGTCCGCGCCCAGGTCACCCGTGTCGACAAGGTCATCGATCCGGCCAGCAACACCTTCCGCACCCTGCTCCGCCTCGACAACCCGACGCACACACTACCCGCCGGCCTGCGCTGCAAGGCTGATTTCGCAAAAATCAGTGCCAGCGCGACGAATCCACCACTGACAGCAGCCTCGCCAGCCATTGCTGCGGTCAACCCGAAAAAAGAGCCAAAACCGGAAATTTCCGTCCCGGCTGTTGCACCGCCCAAGGCCAGCGATACAAGCCCCAAGCCGGCGCTCAAATCGGCGCCGCCAGCCAGCAAACCTCTCGCCAAGGCCACCAGCAAGTCGCCGGGCGAAGCCGTCAGTGAACTGGTCGAACAATGGCGCAAAGCCTGGGCGAGTAAACAGGTCGAGCGCTATCTCGCCTTTTATGCCGGCAACTTCCAACCAACGCACCACCCCAGCCGGGAAGTATGGGCCGAAGAACGGCAGCAGCGCCTGGCACGGCCCGAGCCGATCACGCTGAGCATCGAGCAACTCCAAACCACGAGCCCGACGCCCAACGAGGTTAAGACCACCTTCGAGCAGCACTACCAGGCCGGAGATTTCACCGAAACCGTCCACAAGGCACTGCTCTGGCGCAAGCAAGCCGGACGCTGGCTGATTGTTCAGGAGCGCACCCTGCTGTGA